The proteins below are encoded in one region of Bacteroides uniformis:
- a CDS encoding BFO_1060 family glycosyltransferase — MKSKTDILSFTYSSRGRDVDIVEPVLSKLEKDLDITITRKWLYDNFVFDILKYRPKLVIDANAIGCRNHLWACRFASMMGCKVVTFVSEGDYRYIDGSITTMLFGWNTKERLYEDLHLEWSQRNIEYFKTSKGYDNNKIKLSGATGFDKYSLLSFMDRQSLLSKYKKDKFTKVVTLAGYTFDFMFNENHSTGPIYFGKELEGIKASLFALQDGYLELVKNNPDILFIAKKHPLTENKNYDEFSKIEKFKNVLILQTEENVFDVINVCDILIAFESTTALEAWLLKKHTLLYNPIIQKFNRSSISEGSPIIENIENLQKAIDEYYSTGGIKLFADKENDRLKIIKDVIGFADGKNYQRAAAYIEDLYLNKQKNKIEFSFFLFYSYDNFGYKKLFKRFNCKYENFQKICKSKSFLSTYS, encoded by the coding sequence ATGAAATCAAAAACAGACATATTGTCATTCACTTATTCAAGTAGAGGACGAGACGTTGATATTGTAGAGCCTGTTTTATCTAAGCTCGAGAAAGATTTAGATATAACTATTACAAGAAAATGGCTTTATGATAATTTCGTATTCGATATCTTGAAATATAGACCCAAATTAGTAATTGATGCAAATGCAATAGGATGTAGAAATCATCTTTGGGCATGCCGATTTGCTTCTATGATGGGGTGCAAAGTTGTTACTTTCGTGTCCGAAGGAGATTATAGATATATTGATGGTTCAATTACTACGATGCTGTTTGGATGGAATACTAAAGAGAGGCTTTATGAAGATCTACATTTAGAATGGTCTCAAAGAAACATTGAATATTTCAAAACAAGTAAAGGCTATGATAACAATAAGATAAAGTTATCTGGTGCAACAGGTTTTGATAAATATTCGTTGTTATCTTTTATGGATCGTCAATCTTTACTTTCAAAATATAAAAAGGATAAATTCACCAAAGTGGTCACCTTGGCAGGTTATACTTTTGATTTTATGTTTAATGAAAATCACAGTACAGGACCTATTTACTTCGGTAAGGAGTTGGAAGGTATTAAAGCCTCGTTGTTTGCTCTTCAAGATGGCTATCTAGAGCTTGTTAAAAATAATCCAGACATTTTGTTCATTGCCAAAAAACATCCTTTAACTGAAAATAAAAATTATGATGAGTTCTCCAAAATCGAAAAATTCAAGAATGTTTTGATTTTACAAACTGAAGAAAACGTATTCGACGTAATTAATGTTTGCGATATTTTAATAGCTTTTGAAAGCACAACAGCTTTAGAAGCATGGCTCTTGAAGAAACATACTCTATTATATAATCCAATTATTCAAAAGTTTAATAGGTCATCAATTTCTGAAGGCAGTCCTATTATTGAGAACATTGAAAATCTTCAAAAAGCTATTGATGAATATTATAGTACAGGAGGTATAAAGCTATTTGCAGATAAAGAGAATGATAGATTGAAGATAATAAAGGATGTTATCGGTTTTGCAGATGGCAAAAATTATCAAAGAGCAGCAGCTTATATTGAGGATTTATATTTGAATAAACAGAAGAATAAGATTGAGTTTTCTTTTTTTCTTTTTTATTCATATGATAATTTTGGGTACAAGAAACTATTTAAGAGATTTAATTGTAAATACGAAAATTTTCAGAAGATTTGCAAGAGTAAATCATTTCTATCTACGTACTCTTAA
- a CDS encoding acetyltransferase has product MNKPLILIGGGGHCKSVIEAAESAGYSILGILDMPEDVGNEVLPGYKVIGTDDDIPTYVDQVEFVITVGFIMNPIIRIKIFNKVKEAGGKLATVVASTALVSKYATIGEGTVVLHHAFVNASAKVGKNVIINTFVNIEHDAEIGDQCHISTGAMINGECKIGERVFVGSQSVLANCITVGEDIIIGAGSVVRKSISKKGIYAGNPAIIKVKTK; this is encoded by the coding sequence ATGAATAAACCACTAATACTTATAGGCGGAGGCGGTCATTGCAAGTCAGTGATTGAAGCTGCTGAGAGCGCTGGCTACAGCATTCTTGGGATACTTGATATGCCTGAGGATGTAGGTAATGAGGTACTCCCTGGTTATAAGGTGATTGGTACTGATGATGATATTCCTACATATGTTGATCAGGTAGAATTTGTCATTACTGTTGGCTTTATCATGAATCCGATCATTCGTATAAAGATTTTTAATAAAGTAAAAGAGGCTGGCGGTAAGTTGGCGACTGTTGTTGCCTCAACTGCTCTTGTATCTAAATATGCAACAATAGGTGAAGGTACAGTTGTTCTCCACCATGCATTTGTAAATGCAAGTGCAAAAGTAGGCAAGAATGTTATCATTAACACTTTTGTTAATATTGAACATGATGCCGAAATTGGCGACCAATGTCATATTTCAACAGGGGCAATGATTAATGGTGAATGCAAGATAGGAGAACGAGTATTTGTCGGTAGTCAATCTGTATTGGCTAATTGCATCACAGTCGGTGAAGACATAATTATTGGAGCCGGTTCCGTTGTCAGAAAATCTATATCAAAGAAAGGTATTTATGCAGGTAATCCAGCCATTATCAAAGTAAAAACGAAATGA
- the wecB gene encoding non-hydrolyzing UDP-N-acetylglucosamine 2-epimerase, giving the protein MKTVMLVFGTRPEAIKMCPLVKEFQKHPDEFKTIVCVTGQHRAMLDQVLNIFDVKPDYDLNIMKQGQDLTDITARVLIGLRDLFKEYRPDVVLVHGDTTTSTAGALAAFYAQIPVGHVEAGLRTHNLYSPWPEEMNRQVIGRIANYDFAPTPLSEKNLKEENVHGEIFVTGNTVIDALHMVVEKLKTDGSLRAEQDKVLFEAGYDVTRLADGKKLVLITGHRRENFGDGFIRMVSAMKDISEKYPEVDFVYPMHLNPNVRKPIHEVFGEDLTRPNFFFIEPLQYLEFVHLMNKANIVLTDSGGIQEEAPSLGKPVLVMRDTTERPEALASGTVYLVGTDYDKIVSKISTLLDDASAYEKMSKAVNPYGDGKACSRIIAALNGENPAPYGK; this is encoded by the coding sequence ATGAAGACAGTCATGTTAGTTTTTGGCACTCGTCCAGAGGCCATTAAGATGTGCCCGCTGGTGAAAGAGTTCCAGAAGCACCCAGATGAGTTTAAAACTATAGTATGTGTTACAGGTCAGCATCGCGCAATGCTTGATCAGGTGCTTAACATTTTTGATGTGAAACCTGATTATGACCTCAATATTATGAAACAAGGTCAGGACTTAACAGATATTACTGCTCGTGTCCTCATAGGTCTTCGTGACCTGTTCAAGGAGTATCGTCCTGATGTAGTACTTGTTCATGGTGACACAACCACATCTACTGCGGGCGCTCTTGCTGCATTCTATGCACAGATTCCTGTAGGTCATGTAGAGGCAGGCCTTCGCACTCATAACCTTTATTCGCCATGGCCAGAGGAGATGAACCGCCAGGTTATAGGTCGTATTGCTAATTATGACTTTGCACCAACTCCTCTTTCTGAAAAGAATCTCAAGGAAGAAAATGTTCATGGTGAAATTTTCGTAACAGGTAACACTGTTATAGATGCTCTCCACATGGTTGTAGAGAAACTCAAGACAGATGGTTCTCTTCGTGCTGAACAAGATAAGGTTTTGTTTGAAGCTGGCTATGACGTTACTCGTCTTGCTGATGGCAAGAAACTTGTTTTGATTACAGGGCATAGACGTGAGAATTTTGGCGATGGCTTCATCCGTATGGTTTCTGCTATGAAGGATATCTCTGAGAAATATCCAGAGGTTGATTTTGTCTATCCAATGCACTTGAATCCAAACGTACGTAAACCAATTCATGAAGTTTTTGGAGAGGATCTTACTCGTCCAAATTTCTTCTTCATCGAGCCTTTGCAGTATCTTGAGTTTGTACACTTGATGAACAAGGCTAATATAGTTCTTACTGACTCAGGTGGTATACAGGAAGAGGCTCCTAGTTTAGGCAAGCCTGTACTCGTTATGCGTGATACCACAGAGCGTCCTGAAGCACTTGCTAGCGGTACCGTTTATCTTGTTGGTACTGATTATGATAAAATTGTCAGTAAAATTAGCACCTTGCTCGATGATGCATCTGCATATGAGAAGATGAGCAAAGCAGTCAATCCTTATGGTGATGGCAAGGCATGCTCACGCATTATTGCTGCTCTTAATGGTGAGAATCCTGCGCCTTACGGCAAATAA
- a CDS encoding nucleotide sugar dehydrogenase, translating to MINVVGLGYIGLPTALMMASHGVEVIGTDYNKELVDTLNQGKTTFKEDGLDELFNAAVKAGIKFTTEYQKTDIYIVSVPTPYDKFSKKVDACYVVGAVKEVMKVCPKGTTVVIESTVSPGTIDKFVRPVIEENGFKIGEDINLVHAPERIIPGNMVYELVHNNRTVGADDKAIGEKVKSYYASFCQGDIVVTDIRTAEMTKVVENTFRAVNIAFANELSRICRHDNMDVYEIIKICNMHPRVNILQPGPGVGGHCISVDPWFLVGDYPQLAKVIDESMKTNDSQPTFVLERIYEIMKENNITDNRRVGLYGLTYKENVDDFRESPTLQMLDIQQRHLARPLKCYDPFLENHKIAENQFSDFDEFLKNLDMVVVMVKHDHIKQNWDKLKGKVVLDCFNICPLEGVYHI from the coding sequence ATGATTAATGTAGTTGGATTGGGTTATATCGGCCTTCCTACCGCCCTCATGATGGCGTCTCATGGCGTTGAGGTAATCGGTACAGATTACAACAAGGAATTGGTTGACACTCTCAACCAGGGTAAGACAACTTTCAAGGAAGATGGTCTTGATGAACTTTTCAATGCTGCGGTAAAGGCAGGTATTAAGTTCACCACTGAGTATCAGAAGACAGATATATACATTGTATCTGTACCGACTCCTTATGACAAGTTCTCTAAGAAAGTTGATGCTTGTTATGTAGTGGGTGCAGTTAAAGAAGTAATGAAGGTTTGTCCTAAAGGTACAACTGTCGTTATCGAGTCTACTGTTTCTCCTGGTACTATCGACAAATTCGTTCGCCCTGTAATTGAGGAGAATGGTTTTAAGATTGGTGAGGACATTAACCTTGTTCATGCTCCTGAACGTATCATCCCTGGTAATATGGTTTATGAGTTGGTCCACAACAATCGTACTGTTGGTGCTGATGATAAGGCTATTGGTGAGAAGGTAAAGAGCTACTATGCTTCATTCTGTCAGGGTGACATCGTTGTTACTGACATCCGTACAGCAGAGATGACTAAGGTTGTAGAGAACACATTCCGTGCTGTTAACATCGCTTTTGCTAACGAGCTTTCTCGTATTTGCCGTCACGACAACATGGATGTTTACGAGATCATCAAGATCTGTAACATGCACCCACGTGTGAATATCCTCCAGCCAGGACCAGGTGTAGGTGGCCACTGTATCTCTGTTGACCCTTGGTTTCTTGTAGGTGACTACCCTCAGCTTGCAAAGGTTATTGATGAGTCAATGAAGACAAACGATTCTCAACCAACATTCGTACTCGAGCGTATCTATGAGATCATGAAGGAGAATAATATCACAGACAATCGTCGCGTTGGTCTTTATGGCTTAACATACAAGGAGAATGTAGATGACTTCCGTGAGTCCCCAACACTCCAGATGCTTGATATCCAGCAGCGCCATTTGGCGCGTCCTTTGAAGTGCTATGATCCATTTCTCGAGAATCATAAGATTGCAGAGAATCAGTTCTCTGACTTTGATGAGTTCTTGAAGAATCTTGATATGGTTGTTGTTATGGTTAAACACGATCATATTAAGCAGAATTGGGATAAACTCAAAGGTAAGGTAGTATTGGATTGTTTCAATATTTGCCCACTCGAGGGTGTTTATCACATTTAA
- a CDS encoding glycosyltransferase, which yields MNDTVILTFTYPLIEPYFEDFLKSCETQTNKEFDIIIVNDGLTSLQSMIDCHPSLNVSIKDYKGTISENRIYGLNLAKQKEYKYVILADSDDFFSANRVQKTKDLLSKYEIVANEFDLVNINGEELVTNYISHRLKSGIIIGFEFIKEKNVIGFSNSAFRAELIPEKLSIPQDVAVVDWFFYTLLLHAGHKAVFSNEMITYYRQYSDNMIGINNETLDNYKKKLALKAMHYRYLSSSFTEFEELAKKYSKEKNLTDIQVSTLLQNNKITYPLWWENIKI from the coding sequence ATGAATGATACTGTCATATTGACTTTTACTTATCCTCTGATAGAACCTTATTTTGAAGATTTTTTAAAATCTTGTGAAACTCAGACAAATAAGGAATTTGACATTATTATTGTGAATGATGGGCTTACATCATTACAATCAATGATCGATTGTCATCCATCACTGAATGTTTCTATAAAAGATTACAAAGGTACAATTTCAGAGAATCGTATTTATGGTTTGAATCTAGCTAAGCAGAAAGAATATAAGTATGTTATCCTTGCAGATAGCGACGATTTCTTTTCTGCAAACAGAGTACAGAAAACGAAAGATCTTCTATCCAAGTATGAGATTGTTGCCAATGAGTTTGATTTGGTTAATATAAATGGGGAAGAACTTGTTACTAATTATATTTCTCACAGATTGAAAAGTGGGATTATAATAGGTTTTGAATTTATCAAGGAGAAAAATGTAATAGGTTTTTCAAATTCTGCATTTCGTGCAGAACTCATACCGGAGAAACTATCAATACCCCAGGATGTTGCAGTAGTTGATTGGTTCTTTTATACATTACTACTTCATGCTGGACATAAGGCTGTCTTTTCAAATGAGATGATTACATATTATCGTCAGTATAGTGATAATATGATTGGTATCAATAATGAAACACTAGATAACTATAAAAAGAAATTGGCACTAAAAGCAATGCATTATAGATATCTTTCATCTTCTTTTACGGAATTTGAAGAATTAGCAAAAAAATATAGTAAAGAGAAAAATCTGACTGATATTCAGGTTTCTACTTTATTGCAAAATAATAAAATTACATATCCTCTTTGGTGGGAAAATATTAAAATATAA
- a CDS encoding nucleotidyltransferase family protein yields the protein MSENIILSTATVIEALNKLEFIENKVYTLFVLDKRTLQLIGTLTDGDIRRYLINGGSVNGSICDAMNTNFKYILGTDKNTLSNLHKFRELGIWVIPVLDNEKHIIEVFNLRTHKSLLPIDAVLMAGGKGERLRPLTEKIPKPLVKVGDKCIIDYNIDRLIEYGVKHINVTVNYLKEQMHEHFTKPFNGVKVTTIEEPKFLGTIGSVQFVKKFYNDTVLLMNSDLFTNIDFEDFYLHFKEHNAMMSVAAVPYNVNIPFGILDLNGRNIKGLLEKPNYNYYANGGIYLIKREALDLIPKDEFFNATDLIERLIGNNHRVIRYPLNGTWIDIGQQADLAKARELVKHLNNK from the coding sequence ATGTCAGAGAATATTATTTTGAGTACTGCTACTGTTATTGAGGCTTTAAATAAACTGGAATTTATTGAAAATAAAGTTTATACGCTCTTTGTTTTAGATAAAAGAACACTTCAATTAATAGGTACACTTACGGATGGGGATATTAGGCGTTATCTAATAAATGGTGGTTCTGTAAATGGTAGTATATGTGACGCAATGAATACTAACTTTAAGTATATTCTTGGAACTGATAAGAATACGCTTAGTAATTTGCACAAATTTCGTGAACTTGGAATTTGGGTAATACCAGTATTGGATAATGAGAAACATATAATTGAAGTGTTTAATCTTCGAACCCATAAATCTCTACTACCTATTGATGCCGTATTGATGGCTGGTGGTAAAGGCGAACGATTAAGACCTTTAACAGAAAAGATACCAAAACCATTAGTAAAAGTAGGTGATAAGTGCATTATCGATTACAATATTGATAGACTTATTGAGTATGGGGTAAAGCATATTAACGTAACTGTTAATTACCTAAAGGAACAAATGCACGAGCATTTCACCAAACCTTTTAACGGAGTTAAGGTAACAACTATTGAAGAACCAAAATTTCTTGGTACGATAGGAAGTGTTCAGTTCGTTAAAAAATTCTATAATGATACTGTGCTACTTATGAATTCTGACTTATTTACAAATATAGATTTTGAGGACTTTTATTTGCATTTTAAAGAGCATAATGCCATGATGAGCGTTGCTGCAGTTCCTTATAATGTTAATATTCCATTTGGCATACTAGACTTAAATGGAAGAAATATTAAGGGATTACTTGAAAAGCCTAATTATAACTATTATGCTAATGGTGGTATTTACCTTATCAAGCGTGAAGCACTTGATTTGATACCAAAAGATGAATTCTTTAATGCAACGGATTTAATTGAAAGACTTATTGGCAATAATCATAGGGTTATTCGATATCCATTAAATGGAACTTGGATTGATATAGGACAACAGGCTGATTTAGCTAAAGCAAGGGAGTTGGTAAAACATTTAAATAATAAGTAA
- a CDS encoding CatB-related O-acetyltransferase, whose translation MKTVSTCDVVGHVLGIKNDNIAVSKGEIVIEDDVWIGSNSVILSGVKIGRGAVIGAGSIVTKNVPKYAIVAGNPAKVIKMRFNDEEISKLEKLKWWEWSYDRIKENADFLKDNFIINKCEYPD comes from the coding sequence ATGAAAACAGTTAGTACTTGTGATGTAGTAGGTCATGTACTTGGAATTAAAAACGATAATATAGCGGTATCAAAGGGTGAAATAGTAATTGAGGATGATGTTTGGATAGGATCTAATTCTGTTATCTTATCAGGGGTAAAAATTGGCCGAGGTGCTGTTATTGGTGCAGGTTCTATTGTTACAAAAAATGTCCCTAAATACGCAATTGTTGCAGGAAATCCTGCAAAGGTAATTAAGATGAGATTTAATGACGAAGAAATATCAAAATTAGAAAAGCTTAAATGGTGGGAGTGGAGTTATGATAGAATCAAAGAAAATGCTGATTTTCTAAAAGACAATTTTATTATTAACAAATGTGAATATCCAGACTAA
- a CDS encoding N-acetylneuraminate synthase family protein gives MGKYPYIVAEIGGNHNGDIELGKKMIKAAKECGADAVKFQLYRREDLWTEDHLKELNDGVVKLENVSNWSTKELGLNNIFEQVDKFAVQEQEHIEFFNYARELGIDYGTSAFTKKDVDFCIDQKCANLKVASCDVTNLDLIEYVISKDYPTQIALGMASLAEIEAVVKLIPERFKHNVTLLHCVSLYPPKDEYVNLNFLHTLRQAFGMEVGYSDHTFGFSIPLAAIALGATVIEKHFTLDKNLPGWDHKVSANPEEMRIIASESKRIVDALGNGIKVVSDDEIAKQKKFRRSITTADSLKAGQEITYNDILFKRPGTGIPADRFKEVIGRHVNRDIEENKTLFWEDLVK, from the coding sequence ATGGGTAAATATCCTTACATCGTAGCAGAAATAGGTGGTAACCATAATGGTGATATCGAGTTAGGAAAAAAAATGATCAAGGCAGCAAAGGAATGTGGTGCTGATGCTGTTAAGTTTCAACTCTATAGAAGAGAGGATCTTTGGACAGAAGATCATTTGAAGGAACTTAATGATGGAGTTGTAAAATTGGAAAACGTTTCTAATTGGTCAACTAAGGAACTTGGGCTTAACAACATCTTTGAGCAGGTTGATAAGTTTGCAGTACAAGAGCAGGAGCACATTGAATTTTTTAATTACGCTCGTGAACTTGGTATTGATTATGGTACATCTGCATTCACAAAGAAGGATGTTGACTTCTGTATTGATCAGAAATGTGCAAATCTCAAGGTTGCATCTTGTGATGTAACAAATCTAGATCTTATAGAGTATGTAATTTCTAAAGACTATCCTACACAGATAGCACTCGGTATGGCAAGTCTTGCAGAGATTGAAGCTGTTGTAAAGCTTATACCAGAGAGATTCAAGCATAATGTGACACTTTTACATTGTGTTTCGCTATATCCTCCTAAGGATGAATATGTCAACCTCAATTTCCTTCATACACTTCGTCAAGCATTTGGCATGGAAGTCGGCTATTCTGACCATACATTTGGATTTTCTATACCTCTAGCGGCCATTGCACTTGGAGCTACTGTAATTGAAAAGCATTTTACTCTTGATAAGAATCTTCCAGGTTGGGATCACAAAGTATCTGCAAATCCTGAAGAAATGCGTATTATTGCATCAGAGTCTAAGCGAATTGTTGATGCGTTAGGAAATGGAATTAAGGTTGTTTCTGATGATGAAATAGCAAAGCAGAAAAAATTCCGTAGAAGCATTACAACTGCAGATTCGCTTAAAGCTGGTCAGGAAATCACTTATAACGATATTCTCTTCAAACGTCCTGGAACAGGAATCCCGGCAGATAGGTTTAAAGAAGTTATCGGTCGTCACGTAAATCGTGACATTGAGGAAAATAAAACTTTGTTTTGGGAGGATCTCGTAAAATGA
- a CDS encoding lipopolysaccharide biosynthesis protein, which produces MAGASFMRALMKQSSWYFICNALNNGLAIILLPFLSRYLSTEEYGIVQLSTGIGLFLPMLFCGGIDKAIYRFYHEFNDKKKSELVSTIFWFVVTSGFIILSLFVLSSGLCFERFLHIPAYPYSYLFAYPYLFLQIATIGLSVCQQTFNLKTMTIIEVVGTSINLFCSILFVLYVFDDGAFARLLAISLSYVFKAAAYILLLLKFRLLKLRISFRLIKSSVSYSLPLLPNSIALWLIRTFDRVLVSYFCGPAICGEYSVGVQISFVVYFIQDSVMQALGPLQIQSFIDDKIAALKRLFSLSHMLWLMMGFMTFLYCTVVPELMNIFLDHKFVPNYLTVIFLTCVYIFQAQYRLFSDVLSFHKVTKWFMYAAVVQAAIGLLLNFILIPSIGYVAAGISNCVSVITYTLIIIFASKRYEEIDVNWKFYLSHLSFWVISFGVSYFFIDNILIKYSYLSIFIIIYLRSLYNEIKNRHIVIHLFK; this is translated from the coding sequence ATGGCAGGTGCATCATTCATGAGGGCTCTCATGAAACAGAGTAGCTGGTATTTTATATGTAATGCCTTAAATAATGGTCTTGCAATTATACTGCTCCCTTTTTTAAGTAGGTATTTATCCACAGAAGAATATGGTATAGTACAGCTTTCTACTGGAATTGGCTTGTTTTTACCTATGTTGTTTTGCGGAGGAATTGATAAAGCTATTTATCGATTTTATCATGAATTTAACGATAAAAAGAAGTCTGAATTAGTATCCACAATCTTTTGGTTTGTTGTTACTTCTGGCTTTATTATACTAAGCCTTTTTGTATTATCTTCTGGTTTATGTTTTGAAAGATTCCTTCATATACCCGCGTATCCTTATAGTTACTTGTTTGCATATCCATATCTGTTCCTTCAGATTGCGACAATAGGACTAAGTGTTTGCCAGCAGACATTTAATCTAAAAACAATGACTATAATAGAAGTTGTAGGTACAAGTATAAACTTGTTTTGCTCAATATTATTTGTCCTCTATGTATTTGATGATGGAGCATTCGCCAGATTACTCGCTATTTCACTTAGCTATGTTTTTAAAGCAGCTGCATATATTTTGCTACTATTGAAATTCAGATTGCTAAAGTTGAGAATATCCTTTAGATTAATCAAAAGTTCGGTTAGTTATTCTTTACCACTTTTACCAAATAGTATTGCATTATGGCTTATTAGGACTTTTGATAGGGTTCTAGTATCATACTTTTGTGGTCCTGCGATATGTGGTGAGTATTCTGTTGGCGTTCAAATTTCATTTGTCGTTTATTTTATTCAAGACTCTGTAATGCAAGCATTAGGCCCTTTGCAAATTCAATCTTTTATAGATGATAAAATTGCAGCCTTAAAAAGGTTATTTTCATTATCTCATATGCTATGGTTAATGATGGGCTTTATGACTTTTTTATATTGCACTGTAGTTCCAGAACTAATGAATATATTTTTGGACCATAAATTTGTACCTAATTACCTGACGGTGATTTTTTTAACATGTGTATATATATTCCAAGCACAGTATAGGCTTTTTTCAGATGTACTCAGTTTTCATAAAGTGACAAAATGGTTTATGTATGCTGCGGTTGTACAAGCTGCAATCGGTCTTCTCTTGAATTTTATATTAATCCCTAGTATTGGTTATGTGGCAGCTGGTATATCGAATTGTGTATCAGTGATTACTTACACTCTAATTATTATATTTGCTTCAAAACGTTACGAAGAAATTGATGTGAATTGGAAATTCTATTTATCACATCTTTCTTTTTGGGTTATTTCTTTTGGTGTTTCGTATTTTTTTATAGATAATATTTTGATCAAGTATAGTTATCTATCGATATTTATAATAATTTATTTAAGGTCTTTGTATAATGAAATCAAAAACAGACATATTGTCATTCACTTATTCAAGTAG
- a CDS encoding acylneuraminate cytidylyltransferase family protein produces MIAIIPARGGSKGLPGKNIKEMCDKPLIAYTIEAALKSKSIDHVILSTDDEEIAAVAKKYGAEVPFMRPAELASDTAMAVDNYIYTIGRLEKEWNTKIDSFVVLQPTSPLRIAEDIDGAVELFNARNADSVVTYVKEAHPIFWHKKIDENNKLEDIFEGTIANRQELPITYYPNGAVYVFSTEMIRQKKYYTDKSYAYIMPRERSIDIDFIDDFKYAEFLMSNSKDKK; encoded by the coding sequence ATGATAGCTATTATTCCTGCTCGTGGAGGTTCTAAAGGACTTCCAGGAAAAAATATCAAGGAGATGTGTGATAAGCCTCTGATTGCATATACAATTGAGGCAGCCCTTAAATCCAAATCTATTGATCATGTCATTCTTTCTACTGATGACGAGGAAATAGCTGCGGTTGCTAAAAAATATGGAGCAGAGGTTCCTTTTATGCGTCCTGCAGAATTGGCTTCAGACACTGCAATGGCTGTAGATAATTATATCTATACCATTGGCAGACTTGAAAAAGAATGGAACACAAAGATTGATTCATTTGTTGTTCTTCAGCCAACATCCCCTTTACGTATAGCTGAAGATATTGACGGTGCAGTTGAATTATTTAATGCTCGCAATGCAGACTCTGTTGTAACTTACGTGAAAGAAGCTCATCCTATTTTCTGGCATAAAAAAATAGACGAAAATAATAAGCTCGAAGATATTTTCGAAGGTACAATTGCTAATAGACAGGAACTTCCTATAACATATTATCCTAATGGGGCTGTATATGTATTCTCTACAGAAATGATTCGCCAAAAAAAATATTATACAGATAAATCTTATGCTTATATTATGCCGAGAGAAAGATCTATTGATATTGATTTTATTGACGATTTTAAGTATGCAGAATTTCTTATGAGCAATAGTAAGGACAAAAAATGA